Genomic segment of Phycisphaerales bacterium:
CGCGAAGTTCCATCCGCGCTCGTAGCAGCGATCGAAGGCGGCGCGACGGCGGGCGAAAAAGACAGCACCTCGCGACAAGCGCGAGGTGCTGGGGATTTCGGTCCGAAATCGTCAGAGGCGGTGAGGCTCAGGCGCGGCGGCGACGGCCACCGATCGCGAGCGAGCCGAGGCCGAGCAGGGCGAGGCTGCCGGGCGCCGGGATTTCGTAGAGCAGGACGGAGCAGAGCCACTCGCCGCTGCCCTGGAAGTTGTTCACTTCGGTATCCTGGGCGTCGAAGCTGTCCCAGGTGGTGTTGTAGGGGCCGATGACGACGAGGTACTCACCAGCGAGCAGGTTGATCTCGTTGGTGATGTTGCCCTGCCGCGTCGTGCCGTTGAACGGATCGTTCGGCTGGGGTGCGTCGCCGGCAGCGATGTAGGCGTCGTAGATGTCGCCCTGATCGTAGTCGTCGTTGATGGCGAGGATCTGCAGCCCGTCGCCCGTGTAGAGGGCAAGTTCGGTGTCCGACCCGAGGTCGAACGAGCCGAAGCTATCGAGGATCAGGCCGTAGCCGCTGCCCTGCGTCACGTTGCGGTCGAGCGTGAAGCGAAGGCCGAAGAGGACATTGCCGTTGTTCTCGAAGAAGCCGGCGTCCTGAAGCGCCACTCCGACCTGCAGCACGCCGGCGTCCCGAATCGGGAAGTCGGCAAGGGCGGGAGTCGCAACGACGGCGGTCAACGCGGCGCCACACAAAAGGGTCTTGATCTGGTTCATTTCTCACACTCTCCTGTACTGTTTGAGCCCGGACCGTAGGCTGGACTTTGAACGATAAACACTATCGCGCGCTCGGGACCGGCTGTCGAGCCGATTCCGCACCAGTCGCCTGGCAAGACGGCCTTTCACCACCAACGGTGGACTGGAGGCTCTTCGCCCAGACACGCGACGCATGCTGATGGAGTTCGTTCTCCTCTCCTCAACATGACTCTACCAGTCTATCAGATTACTCGGTTTTTGCCCAGATGTCCAGTTCGAAGTGCAAATTCCTGTACCATTTTGCAAAATTGTCCTGCAACAACCGGTTTTCTGCGGCGGTACGCGTCCCTCGTCTGCTAGGTCCTATAACTAGTACCGCGCCACGCTTGGATCCACGCCGGTTGACCACGCATCAACCCCGCCCGCCAGCGACCACACATCCGAGAAACCCTGCCCGCGCAAAAAGGACGCGACTCGCAATGACCGCTGCCCCCGATGGCAGTGGACGACGATCCGCGACTCGCGATGCACCTCCAGCTCCTCAAGCCGGCCGGCAAGCTCCCCCATCGGAATGAGCACGGCGCCCTCGATTCGGGCCACGGCGTGCTCCTCGGGCGTGCGGCAGTCGATCAGCAGCGGCCTGCGATCGCCGGCCATCTCGGCGGCGAGTCGCCGGGGCGTCACTTCCCATTCCTCCCGGAGCCGATAGCCGGCCGGGAGGCCTGTTTCAGCTTCGGAGCCCTGGCTCATGGCTGCGGTGCAACCGGACTGATGTCGATCGGATCGGTCGCCGGTTGCAGTTCATAGGCGTCCTTTGGACCGTGAACGATCTCGCGCGGCCGCTGGATAAACGCCACTCTGAAGGGCGCCATGACGAGGTTGCCCAGCTGCACGATCGGATCGGTCACGATCTCCAGGTACTCAGCGCCCAGCGTGCGCGGATGATCAGCCAGATTCATCGCCGTTTCCGTGGTCGGATAATCGCCTGACTCGCGCACGCGGTAACGGTCGCCGATGGTGAATGATCGGACGTAGGTCGGCCGCGTCTCGACGTCATCGCGCGAGAGGCGGACTTCCGTGGCCGGCCAGTCGCTCCGGTCGATGCCGGACACGGACGGCTCGCCGGTGAATGTGGCCGGAGGCGTGTCGGATTCAAGAGCCGGCAGCGGCGTGGCCTGGCGCGGCTGGTTGTCGACGTTCATCGACCCGCATCCCTGCCCGAACCACATCGACATGGTGACCCAGAATGTCAGCCAGATGATGCGCATCTTCATGTTCAAACGGCCTCCAGTCCAAAGTGGAGTGTATGGCGCTGCGGCCCTGCAGACAGCATGCGCCACGCCGGGGAGGTTGTCAATCGGGCAGCTCAATAAACTCGCGCACGACCCCCTGCGCAACCTCGTCATCGAACCCGCGCCGCGCCAGCAGACCGAGCAGCCGCACCGCCTGCTTGTGACTCGGCAGGTCGCGCATCGACGGCAGCCTCGCCTGCACCAGCAACCGGGCCTGCTCGACCGGGCTCGGAGCTTCGCGGCCGGCCTCTTCGATCGCTTGGCGCGCTGTCTCGGGCTCCACGCCGTGGCGATCGAGCACGTGGCGCATGAGCCGTTCGCCTGCCGGTCCGCGGCGGTGCGTCTGCTCGATCGCCTCGCGCGCAAAGGCGCGATCATCAATCAGGCCCAGCTCGCGCAATCGATTGAGGATCGCTTCGACGTGTTCGCCGGCGAGTCCTCGTTCGCCCAGGTGCGCTCGCATCTCCGCTTCGCTGCGAGCGCGGCGCTTGAGGTGCTTGAGCGCGCGGTCGAGCCCGGCGGCGAATCGGGCGCGATGGAAGATCTCAGCGAGTCGAGTCTGAGAGAGCGTCTCGCCGACGTGAAGTTGCAGGTCCGCCACATCGCGGGCGCGCAACGTGGTCAGCCGTCGGCGGCCGGCGCGCACGGCTATCCACTGCGGGTCGCGGCCCGTGGGCGTAAGCGAGGTAATGGAATCGCCGATGAACGGCGCCCAATCCTCCAATCGCTCCGGCTCTCTTACCCGCCCAGCGATTGCAGATACTCCTGGAGTTCGCGGTGCGCCTTGGCGTCGGCAGCGGGTGACACGGCGCGCAGGCCGCTGCGCAGCGTCGCGCGGGCATCGTCAGTCCGGCCCATGGCTTCGAGCGATCGAGCCTTGTGGTAGTAGGCGTAACCGTGCGCGGGTTCGACCACGATGACGCGATCGAAACAGGCGATCGCCTGCTCGTGATCGGCCGCCTTGGCGTGCTCTTGAGCCAGGGCGTAGAGGCAGAACGCATCGTCAGGCTCGAGTTCGAGCAGGCGGCGAAGTTTTTCGAGGCGGTCGCTGGCCATGGATGCATCGAATCCTACGCTACCGCCCCACCGCGAGGTGGCACGCGCCGGCGGCGCCCGAAGGCGCTGCGCCGGTTGGGATTGGGATGAGCAAGGGGAGCAAAGATGCCTGCGTTTCCGTCTCTTCACCGTATCGCCGGGCGACTTGCGAGTGCCGCGGCGATTGTCGCGTGTTCAGCAGTCATGGCCGATGATCGCATCGCGCTGATCGGCGGGGATGTCATCCACGGCACGATCGTCGAACAGACGGAAGAGAACATCATCTTCGAGCATGCCGTACTCGGCCGGATGGTGATTGAACGGACCAAGATCGAGTCGATCACGCTCGAGGGCGAGGAGCCGGCCGCGCCCACGCCCCAGCAGGCCCAGGCCGAAGGCCAGGCGGAAGCTGCAGCGCCCGGCGCGCCTGCCGAGCCGACCACGACGATCCAAGAGCAGACACCCGCACCGAATCCCTGGAAGTCGCGCTTCGAGGCAGGCTTCAACGGCAGCGAGGGTCGCACGGAAAAGCTCGATGCGCGCCTCACCTTCGCCACCGAGCGCCGCACCGAGGAGACGCGCCTGGCGTTTGATACCAACTACCGCACCGCCACATCGCGCGGAGATCGCACGCAGAACAAATTCGACGCGGGCGGCATTCACGACTGGTATTTTCCCGAGTCGCCGTGGCTTGCGTTCGTTCAGGGCCGTCTGGAGTACGATGAGTTCGCCGCCTATGACCAGCGCTACTCGGCGGGCGGCGGCCTTGGGTACACCTTCGTCAAGGATGACAAGACCGAACTTGTCGGCCGCGTCGGCCTCGGCGGCTCGCTCGAGAATGGCGGGCCCAACGACGGCGAGATCACGCCCGAAGGCATCCTCAAACTCGATCTCACCCACCACTTCAGCGAGATTACGAGCATCGTCGCGGGCGCCGAGTATTACCCCGACCTGAGCGAGTTCGGCGACTACCGCGCTGTCCTCAGCGCCGCCATCGAGACCAAACTCTCCGTCGGCAGCCCGGCCAGCCTGAAGTTCGGCGTGCGCCAGGAGTTCGAGGAGTACCAGGACTCAGACCGCGAAGACCTGCTCGAGTTCTTCGGCCTGTTCGTGGTGGAGTTCTGAGCGGCGGATTCAATCCACGTCGATGAGGTTGACGAACGTGCTGACTTCCTCCGCGGTCACAACGCCTCTGGACACCAGCAGTCGGATCAGCGAGCTGACGTAGAGTTTGAGCTGTTCGTTCTCCTGCCTGAGTTCTGCAATCTCGATGTTCTGTGAATGATCGACGCCTTGCTTGCTCCGCAGCGCGGACTTGAGCCTCTCGACGTCGCGCTCGGTGTCTGCGATGTCGAGGCGGTTTCCGATGTCGCCCAGCAGCAGTGTTCTTCCCCAGCCCATGGCAACCTCCTGAGATCCACGCCTGACAACACAGGGCGTGGATGGACAATCCAGACTGCCTGATCAATAGTCGCGCTCCCTGCGGAAGGCTAAGCACCGACATTCCGATTGCCGGTCGTTCTGAAACGCACCAACCGCCGGCGCGGGGCCGGCGGTTGGGGGTGAGGGAAACCTTTTGGGATGGTGCGGCGCTGGGCCGCGGGATGAAATCGTTCAGCCCGTTGATTCGCCGTTGCTGCTTTCGCCGCCGCTGCCTGACCCGGAGCCGACGGGCTCTTTGCCGCCGTCCTTGCCCTTCTTGGCAGCTTTCTGCTTGCTCTGGTCGAGTTCGGGCCGGTACTCAGCCGTGAAGGTGAGGTGCTCGGCCTCGTCGGCGTGCAGCACGCGAAGCATGTTCTTGCCTTCGAACTCGCCACGCAGGATCGACTCGCTCAGAGCATCCTCGATGTACGTTCCAATTGCGCGGCGGAGCGGGCGGGCGCCGAAGTCGGGGTTGTAACCCTTCTCGATGAGGAAGTCCTTGGCGCTCTGTTCGATCTCGAGCACCAGACCGTGGCCCTCGAGGCGGTCGCGCACCTTCTTGGTCTCGTAGTCCACGATCTGCACGAGATCCTCGCGCGTCAGCGGGTGGAAGACGATGACTTCATCGAGGCGGTTGATGAACTCGGGCCGGAAGTAGCGCTCGATCTCCTTGAGCAGCGTGGACTTCATCTTGTCGTAGTCCTGCACCTCGGTCTTCTTGCCGAAGCCGAACTGGGCCCCGCCCTTGATGAGGTCCGCGCCGATGTTGCTGGTCATGATGAGGATGGTGTTCTTGAAGTCCACGTTGCGGCCGAACGAGTCGGTCAGGCGGCCTTCTTCCATGATCTGCAGCAGCATGTTGTACACGTCCGGGTGCGCCTTCTCGATTTCGTCGAGGAGGATGACCGAATACGGCCGACGACGGACGCGCTCGGTGAGCTGGCCGCCCTCTTCGTAGCCGACGTATCCCGGAGGCGCGCCGATGAGACGGCTGACGTTGTGCTTCTCCATGTATTCGCTCATGTCGAGCATGACAAGGGCTTCCTCGTCGCCGAACATGAACTCGGCCAGGGCCTTGGAGAGCAGCGTCTTGCCGACGCCCGAGGGGCCGACGAAGATGAACGAACCCATCGGCCGCTTGGGATCCTTGAGTCCCGCGCGGGCCCGGCGGATCGCCTTGGCGATCGACGCGATCGCGTCGTGCTGGCTGACCACCTTGCGGTGCAGCTCGTCTTCGAGTTTGAGCAGGCGCTGGGCTTCCTCGGCTTCGAGGCGGGTAAGCGGCACGCCGGTCATCTTGCTGACGACCTCGGCGATGATTTCCTCATCGACGGTGCCGAGCGTTTCGCTCTGCTTCTCGCGCCACTGCTTCTGAATGTCTTCCTTCTCGCGGCGGAGCTTTTCAGCCTCATCGCGCAGCTTGGCGGCGCGCTCGTAGTCGGCTTCCTTGACCGCTTCGTCCTTCTGCACGCTCAGACGCTCGATCTTCTCCTCGATCTCGGCGAGGTTCGGCGGCTTGGTCATGCTCTGGAGGCGAACGCGGGCGCCCGCTTCGTCGATCACGTCGATCGACTTGTCAGGCTGGACGCGGCCGGTGATGTAGCGGTCCGACAACTCGACGGCCTGTTCAAGGGCCTCGTCGGTGATGCGCACGCGGTGGTGCGATTCGTACTTCTCGCGCAGTCCCTTGAGGATTTCGACCGTCTGCTCCTTGCCGGGCGGCTCGACGGTGATGGACTGGAATCGCCGTGCCAGCGCGTTGTCCTTTTCGATGTACTTGCGGTACTCGTCAAAGGTCGTGGCGCCGATGCACTGGATCTCGCCGCGGCTCAGCGCGGGCTTGAGCACGTTGGACGCATCGATGGCGCCTTCCGCGCCACCGGCGCCCACCAGCGTGTGCAGTTCGTCGATGAAGAGGATGACGTTGCCCGCGCGGCGGACTTCGTTCATCACCGCCTTGATGCGCTCCTCAAACTGGCCGCGGTACTTCGTGCCGGCGACCATCAGCG
This window contains:
- a CDS encoding PEP-CTERM sorting domain-containing protein translates to MNQIKTLLCGAALTAVVATPALADFPIRDAGVLQVGVALQDAGFFENNGNVLFGLRFTLDRNVTQGSGYGLILDSFGSFDLGSDTELALYTGDGLQILAINDDYDQGDIYDAYIAAGDAPQPNDPFNGTTRQGNITNEINLLAGEYLVVIGPYNTTWDSFDAQDTEVNNFQGSGEWLCSVLLYEIPAPGSLALLGLGSLAIGGRRRRA
- a CDS encoding regulatory protein RecX is translated as MEDWAPFIGDSITSLTPTGRDPQWIAVRAGRRRLTTLRARDVADLQLHVGETLSQTRLAEIFHRARFAAGLDRALKHLKRRARSEAEMRAHLGERGLAGEHVEAILNRLRELGLIDDRAFAREAIEQTHRRGPAGERLMRHVLDRHGVEPETARQAIEEAGREAPSPVEQARLLVQARLPSMRDLPSHKQAVRLLGLLARRGFDDEVAQGVVREFIELPD
- a CDS encoding tetratricopeptide repeat protein, giving the protein MASDRLEKLRRLLELEPDDAFCLYALAQEHAKAADHEQAIACFDRVIVVEPAHGYAYYHKARSLEAMGRTDDARATLRSGLRAVSPAADAKAHRELQEYLQSLGG
- a CDS encoding DUF481 domain-containing protein, encoding MADDRIALIGGDVIHGTIVEQTEENIIFEHAVLGRMVIERTKIESITLEGEEPAAPTPQQAQAEGQAEAAAPGAPAEPTTTIQEQTPAPNPWKSRFEAGFNGSEGRTEKLDARLTFATERRTEETRLAFDTNYRTATSRGDRTQNKFDAGGIHDWYFPESPWLAFVQGRLEYDEFAAYDQRYSAGGGLGYTFVKDDKTELVGRVGLGGSLENGGPNDGEITPEGILKLDLTHHFSEITSIVAGAEYYPDLSEFGDYRAVLSAAIETKLSVGSPASLKFGVRQEFEEYQDSDREDLLEFFGLFVVEF
- a CDS encoding ATP-dependent Clp protease ATP-binding subunit; its protein translation is MFERFTDRARKVMALANQEAQRFNHEYIGTEHILLGLVKEGSGVGANVLKNLGVDLRKVRLEVEKLVKSGPDIVTMGKLPQTPRAKKVIEFAIEEARNLNHNYVGTEHLLLGLLREHDGVAAQVLMNLGLKLEEVREEVLNLLGAGVEPQEQEGAEPSAGGAPAPSKGKSKTPALDSFGRDLTELAREGALDPVIGRLNEIERLIQVLCRRTKNNPVLLGEAGVGKTAIVEGLAQRIISKDIPDLLFDRRLVVLDLALMVAGTKYRGQFEERIKAVMNEVRRAGNVILFIDELHTLVGAGGAEGAIDASNVLKPALSRGEIQCIGATTFDEYRKYIEKDNALARRFQSITVEPPGKEQTVEILKGLREKYESHHRVRITDEALEQAVELSDRYITGRVQPDKSIDVIDEAGARVRLQSMTKPPNLAEIEEKIERLSVQKDEAVKEADYERAAKLRDEAEKLRREKEDIQKQWREKQSETLGTVDEEIIAEVVSKMTGVPLTRLEAEEAQRLLKLEDELHRKVVSQHDAIASIAKAIRRARAGLKDPKRPMGSFIFVGPSGVGKTLLSKALAEFMFGDEEALVMLDMSEYMEKHNVSRLIGAPPGYVGYEEGGQLTERVRRRPYSVILLDEIEKAHPDVYNMLLQIMEEGRLTDSFGRNVDFKNTILIMTSNIGADLIKGGAQFGFGKKTEVQDYDKMKSTLLKEIERYFRPEFINRLDEVIVFHPLTREDLVQIVDYETKKVRDRLEGHGLVLEIEQSAKDFLIEKGYNPDFGARPLRRAIGTYIEDALSESILRGEFEGKNMLRVLHADEAEHLTFTAEYRPELDQSKQKAAKKGKDGGKEPVGSGSGSGGESSNGESTG